The Streptomyces sp. NBC_01268 genome segment GCGGGCCGCGGCCGGAGCTGCTGGTCTGGCTGCTGGTCGCGCCCTTCGGCACGCTGCTCGCCTGGGTGGACGTGCGCGTCCACCGGCTGCCCGACCGGCTGACCCTGCCGCTCGCCGGGGCGCTGCCGCTGCTGCTCGCGGTGGCCGCGGTCCTCCCGTACGCGGCGGGCTCCTGGGTCCACGCCCTGCTGGGCGCGCTCGCCCTCGGCGGCGGCTATCTGCTGCTCTTCCTGGTCCACCCGGACGGCATGGGCTTCGGCGACGTGAAGCTGGCCGTCCCGCTCGGTGCCGCCCTCGGCTGGTACGGCTGGGGCGTGCTGTTCGCGGGGGCGTTCGCGGGCTTCCTGCTCGGCTCGCTGTACGGCCTCGGGCTCGTCCT includes the following:
- a CDS encoding A24 family peptidase, producing MDAAWITLVCAAALWGAALGRLVPRAAYRLSVAADEPWRDRCPAGHPFAGPARGWLGGPGRAGCATTPAPLAAPLLTALACAALAAAVGGPRPELLVWLLVAPFGTLLAWVDVRVHRLPDRLTLPLAGALPLLLAVAAVLPYAAGSWVHALLGALALGGGYLLLFLVHPDGMGFGDVKLAVPLGAALGWYGWGVLFAGAFAGFLLGSLYGLGLVLARRAGRGSAIPFGPFMLGGALLGLLLGAFTATP